A region of Nodularia sp. LEGE 06071 DNA encodes the following proteins:
- a CDS encoding Npun_R2479 family HD domain-containing metalloprotein has protein sequence MFNATEVLIDAFVKEIREGYRRTYGCLKHDYQDIIAWAGNMALENIANSDALYHNVEHSVLVTLVGQEILRGKHIREGGVSSEDWLHFIISLLCHDIGYVKGVCRDDKESIGLYTTAQDGKMISLHPGASDAALTPYHVDRAKLFIDERFGGHKLIDADVIKTNIELTRFPVPVAEDHQDTTSFAGLVRAADLIGQLSDPRYLKKITSLFYEFQETGTSQVLGYKTPADLRNNYAKFYWNGVYPYIKDGLHYLSLTQQGKQITANLYSNVFVVEHERSQEEELYLAEQLHK, from the coding sequence ATGTTCAATGCCACTGAAGTTTTGATTGATGCCTTTGTGAAGGAAATTCGAGAGGGCTACCGTCGCACATACGGCTGCTTAAAACATGATTATCAAGATATTATCGCTTGGGCTGGTAATATGGCATTGGAAAATATTGCCAATAGCGATGCCCTTTATCACAATGTTGAACACTCGGTTTTAGTTACTCTTGTGGGGCAGGAAATTTTACGCGGTAAACACATCCGCGAAGGTGGTGTCTCTAGCGAAGACTGGCTGCATTTTATCATTTCCTTGCTATGTCATGATATTGGCTATGTTAAAGGTGTTTGCCGAGATGACAAAGAGTCCATAGGTTTATATACTACAGCTCAAGATGGCAAAATGATTTCTCTGCATCCTGGGGCTTCTGATGCGGCTCTGACACCCTATCATGTTGATAGAGCCAAACTTTTCATTGATGAGCGTTTTGGCGGTCACAAGTTAATTGATGCTGATGTCATTAAAACTAATATTGAGTTAACTCGATTTCCCGTACCTGTAGCAGAGGATCATCAAGATACAACTAGCTTTGCTGGGTTAGTCCGTGCGGCTGATTTGATTGGACAATTAAGTGACCCACGTTATCTCAAGAAAATTACTTCTTTATTCTATGAGTTTCAAGAAACTGGAACGAGTCAAGTTTTGGGTTACAAAACACCTGCCGATTTACGCAACAATTACGCTAAATTTTACTGGAATGGCGTTTATCCTTATATTAAAGATGGATTGCATTACTTGTCTCTAACACAGCAAGGCAAACAAATTACCGCTAATCTTTACTCGAATGTTTTCGTTGTGGAACATGAAAGAAGCCAAGAAGAAGAATTATATTTAGCTGAACAACTACATAAGTAG
- a CDS encoding AAA-like domain-containing protein, producing MKKILILSANPTNTSRLRLDEEVREIQAGLERSQCRDQFTIISKWAVRPDDLRRSLLDYQPQIVHFSGHGAGEQGLVLESKTGDAQLVNTDALARLFKLFQDTIECVLLNACYSEVQAEAIFQHIDCVVGMNQAFGDKAAIKFAVGFYDALGAGRDYEDAYEFGCTAIDLESIPESATPVLKSKSAKCVPINSAIALENPEGQVPLESPFYIKRSPVENDCYEEVLRDGALIRIKAPRQMGKSSLMSRVLDYGSKQGYESAYLNFQSADAEYLSSLEMFLQWFCASVTDSLNLPEKLGDYWKGVLGSKNKCTNYFQRYLLKEIDKPIVLGLDEVDEIFKHPTIATDFFGLLRAWHERAKNDPDWQKLRLIIVHSKEVYVPLNINQSPFNVGLPVELPELNQEQVQDLVQRHGLSWSNSQVQQLIMLVGGHPYLVRMALYQIARERTTLDKLEQVAPTEAGPYNDHLRRHLLNLQEDEELLAALKQVVLADEAVNVGTTEAFKLRSMGLVKFQGNKIMPLCNLYRKYFCDRLEL from the coding sequence GTGAAAAAAATCCTGATTTTATCAGCCAATCCCACAAATACCAGCCGACTGCGCTTGGATGAAGAGGTTAGAGAAATTCAGGCAGGTTTAGAACGTTCCCAATGTCGAGATCAGTTTACAATTATTTCTAAATGGGCTGTACGTCCCGATGATTTGCGCCGTAGTCTTTTAGATTATCAGCCTCAGATAGTCCACTTTTCGGGACATGGTGCTGGGGAACAAGGTTTGGTTTTGGAAAGTAAGACAGGGGATGCACAGCTAGTAAATACAGATGCACTGGCGAGGCTGTTTAAATTATTTCAGGACACAATAGAGTGTGTGTTGTTGAATGCTTGCTATAGCGAGGTGCAAGCTGAGGCGATTTTTCAACATATTGACTGTGTGGTGGGGATGAATCAGGCTTTTGGGGATAAAGCCGCAATTAAGTTTGCTGTGGGTTTTTATGATGCTTTAGGGGCTGGGAGAGATTATGAAGACGCTTATGAGTTTGGCTGTACGGCTATTGATTTAGAAAGTATTCCTGAATCGGCAACCCCTGTACTGAAAAGCAAATCAGCCAAGTGCGTTCCCATTAATTCAGCGATCGCCTTAGAAAATCCTGAAGGACAAGTACCTTTGGAATCTCCATTTTACATCAAGCGATCGCCTGTAGAAAATGACTGCTATGAAGAAGTTCTCAGAGATGGGGCATTAATTCGGATTAAAGCACCCAGACAGATGGGTAAAAGCTCGTTAATGTCAAGAGTTCTGGATTATGGTAGCAAGCAAGGTTATGAATCGGCATATTTGAACTTTCAATCAGCCGATGCGGAATATCTCAGCAGCTTAGAGATGTTTTTGCAGTGGTTCTGCGCCAGTGTTACCGATAGCTTGAATTTACCAGAAAAGCTGGGCGACTATTGGAAAGGGGTTTTGGGCAGTAAAAACAAGTGTACAAATTACTTCCAGAGGTATTTGCTTAAGGAGATAGACAAGCCGATTGTTTTGGGTTTAGATGAAGTGGATGAAATTTTTAAACATCCCACAATCGCCACGGATTTCTTTGGTTTGCTACGGGCTTGGCATGAACGGGCTAAAAATGACCCAGATTGGCAAAAACTCAGGTTAATCATTGTGCATTCTAAGGAAGTGTACGTGCCTTTGAATATCAATCAGTCGCCCTTTAATGTCGGTTTACCTGTGGAATTACCAGAGTTAAATCAAGAACAGGTGCAAGATTTAGTCCAGCGTCATGGATTAAGTTGGTCTAATTCCCAAGTGCAACAGTTAATTATGCTTGTGGGTGGACATCCTTATTTAGTGCGAATGGCGCTTTATCAAATCGCACGGGAGAGGACGACTTTAGACAAGTTAGAACAAGTCGCACCCACAGAAGCCGGCCCCTATAATGACCATTTGCGCCGCCATTTGCTGAATTTGCAGGAGGACGAAGAATTATTAGCAGCGCTGAAGCAAGTAGTTTTAGCTGATGAGGCGGTGAACGTGGGAACCACAGAAGCCTTTAAACTCCGCAGTATGGGGTTAGTCAAATTCCAAGGAAATAAAATTATGCCTTTATGTAATTTATACCGGAAATACTTTTGCGATCGCCTGGAACTATAA